A window of the Desulfobacula toluolica Tol2 genome harbors these coding sequences:
- a CDS encoding YerC/YecD family TrpR-related protein, translating to MAVDQELLKVILSIDNLEELNRFFEDIFTPAELDDISLRWKLLKDLHHGLTQRKIAEKYGISLCKITRGSKILKNKDSLVLKVLNS from the coding sequence ATGGCAGTTGATCAAGAATTGTTGAAAGTAATATTATCAATCGATAACCTTGAGGAGTTAAACCGTTTTTTTGAGGATATTTTCACGCCTGCCGAACTGGATGATATTTCATTGCGGTGGAAGCTTTTAAAGGATCTTCACCATGGACTGACCCAGCGGAAAATTGCAGAAAAATATGGTATAAGCCTGTGTAAGATTACAAGGGGGTCAAAGATTTTAAAGAATAAAGATTCCCTTGTATTAAAGGTGTTAAATTCTTAA
- the amrA gene encoding AmmeMemoRadiSam system protein A → MTEKLSKQDGILLLKLARENILREFGKENEDYDELKMKVSNLVLEESRGTFVTLHKKGNLRGCIGNIEPVKTVWKGVKENAKHAAFNDSRFSPLSYEELKHTTIEVSILTRPEKLDYTDADDLIARLRPDIDGVIIKKQDHSATFLPQVWQQLQDPESFLTQLCMKAGLSSNAWKCGDLSVYTYQVQLFEE, encoded by the coding sequence ATGACGGAGAAACTATCAAAACAAGATGGGATATTGCTTTTAAAGCTTGCAAGAGAAAATATTCTACGAGAGTTTGGAAAAGAAAATGAAGATTATGACGAGTTGAAGATGAAGGTTTCAAATTTAGTCCTGGAAGAAAGCCGTGGAACTTTTGTCACTTTACATAAAAAAGGGAATTTAAGAGGATGTATCGGTAATATTGAACCGGTTAAAACAGTTTGGAAAGGGGTCAAGGAAAATGCAAAACATGCAGCCTTTAATGATTCAAGATTCAGCCCGCTGTCCTATGAAGAGTTAAAGCATACAACCATTGAAGTCAGTATCCTGACCCGCCCTGAAAAACTTGATTACACGGATGCCGATGATCTGATTGCAAGGCTCAGGCCTGATATTGATGGTGTGATAATCAAAAAGCAGGATCACAGTGCAACCTTCCTGCCCCAGGTATGGCAGCAGCTTCAAGATCCTGAATCATTTTTAACGCAGCTGTGTATGAAAGCCGGATTGTCATCAAATGCATGGAAGTGCGGTGACCTGAGTGTCTATACTTATCAGGTTCAATTATTTGAAGAGTAA
- the ald gene encoding alanine dehydrogenase: MIIGILKEIKPQENRVSMTPSGVDMMKTNGHKVYVEKNAGLGSGFEDHLYIKAGAAILDTPEEIYGISDMVMHVKEPQESEFSLIKKWQIVFTYLHLAADKDLTHALLKTGSIGIAYETIEDRNGKLPLLAPMSEVAGRLATQQGAKYLERTFGGRGLLLGGVTGTPPANVLIIGGGVVGIHAARVACGMGANVTVLDMNLDRLRYLSEIMPANCQALMSSPALIKDLVKTSDLVVGAVLIAGAKAPKLITKQMLSTMKKGSVIVDVAIDQGGCFETSRPTTHGDPVYEVDGVIHYSVANMPGAVPLTSTIALTNATLPYALKIANNGWKAVCKDHGFAKGVNYVSDKLVCKPVADAFSMNYTALESML; this comes from the coding sequence ATGATTATAGGAATTCTCAAGGAGATCAAGCCCCAGGAAAATCGTGTGAGTATGACGCCGTCCGGGGTTGATATGATGAAAACCAATGGACATAAGGTTTATGTTGAAAAAAATGCCGGTCTTGGTTCCGGCTTTGAGGATCACCTTTATATCAAAGCCGGAGCTGCCATTCTTGATACTCCTGAAGAAATTTACGGTATTTCTGATATGGTCATGCATGTTAAAGAACCCCAGGAATCTGAATTCAGTCTCATTAAAAAATGGCAGATTGTTTTTACATACCTGCATCTTGCTGCGGATAAAGACCTGACCCATGCTCTGTTGAAAACAGGGTCAATCGGGATCGCCTATGAAACCATTGAAGACCGTAATGGCAAATTACCCCTGCTGGCACCAATGAGTGAAGTGGCAGGAAGACTTGCAACCCAGCAGGGTGCAAAATATCTTGAAAGAACCTTTGGGGGGCGAGGACTGCTTCTGGGAGGGGTGACCGGAACTCCACCGGCAAACGTTCTTATTATTGGCGGCGGGGTGGTTGGGATTCATGCGGCCCGGGTCGCCTGCGGTATGGGTGCCAATGTGACCGTTCTCGATATGAACCTGGACCGCCTGCGCTATCTGTCGGAAATCATGCCGGCCAATTGTCAGGCCTTAATGTCTTCTCCTGCACTTATCAAAGATCTTGTAAAGACATCAGATCTGGTTGTGGGGGCTGTCCTTATTGCCGGTGCCAAAGCTCCTAAGCTGATTACAAAACAGATGCTGTCCACCATGAAAAAAGGATCGGTCATAGTTGATGTGGCCATTGATCAGGGCGGATGTTTTGAAACCTCCAGGCCGACAACCCATGGTGATCCGGTTTATGAAGTCGACGGGGTTATCCACTATAGTGTTGCCAATATGCCGGGCGCTGTCCCGCTAACCTCCACCATTGCATTAACCAATGCAACTTTGCCGTATGCATTGAAAATAGCTAATAATGGATGGAAGGCTGTTTGTAAAGACCACGGATTTGCAAAAGGGGTGAACTATGTGAGTGACAAGCTTGTCTGCAAACCGGTTGCCGATGCATTCAGCATGAATTATACTGCTCTTGAAAGCATGTTGTGA
- the purB gene encoding adenylosuccinate lyase, which translates to MINALTALDGRYAGLTKEIADIFSEYGLIKHRVFVEIEWLKFILTDLKLAPFNDLSTEKLDKIAQNFDLEDARNVKEIEKKTNHDVKAVEYFIKDKLDLLGLSDIKEWVHFACTSDDINNTSYALMLKKGKKAATNLLRQLIADIEQKALQYKSVPMMARTHGQPATPTTVGKEFINFAWRMLQEADVMDQSRVQAKINGATGNYNAHHFVYPEINWIEASQRFISNHLKLAPILFTTQVNPNHSIAFVLHAMIRVAAIVIDMDRDMWGYISQGYFKQRVKKGETGSSTMPHKVNPIDFENSEGNMGIAISMMEHLCVKLQKSRFQRDLSDSTVLRSLGSAFGYFAIGVKNSLKGLSKIELNDGVIQKDLDNNQELLAEPFQTAMRVFGEENPYERLKELTRGKKIEKKDLEKFVDDLEKVPLDFKKRMKQLTPETYIGLAQNLVDTYFQTYLSKE; encoded by the coding sequence ATGATAAATGCACTGACGGCTTTAGATGGTCGATATGCAGGATTGACAAAAGAGATTGCAGATATTTTTTCTGAGTATGGTTTGATCAAGCACCGGGTCTTTGTTGAAATTGAATGGCTTAAATTCATTTTAACCGATTTGAAGCTCGCACCATTTAACGACCTGAGTACTGAAAAACTGGATAAGATTGCCCAGAATTTTGATCTGGAAGATGCTCGCAATGTTAAAGAAATTGAAAAAAAGACAAACCATGATGTAAAAGCAGTTGAATATTTCATAAAGGATAAGCTGGATCTCTTGGGTCTTTCAGATATCAAAGAGTGGGTTCATTTTGCATGTACATCAGATGATATCAATAATACCTCCTATGCATTGATGCTGAAAAAAGGCAAAAAGGCTGCAACAAACCTGTTAAGACAGCTTATTGCCGATATTGAGCAAAAAGCTTTGCAATATAAGTCAGTTCCAATGATGGCAAGAACCCATGGTCAGCCGGCAACCCCCACAACAGTCGGCAAAGAATTTATCAATTTTGCCTGGCGGATGTTACAGGAAGCGGATGTTATGGATCAAAGCCGGGTTCAGGCAAAGATAAACGGGGCAACCGGAAATTATAATGCGCATCATTTTGTATATCCTGAAATTAACTGGATTGAGGCATCACAACGGTTTATTTCAAACCATTTGAAACTTGCACCTATCCTTTTTACCACCCAGGTAAATCCGAATCATTCTATTGCATTTGTTTTGCATGCCATGATCAGGGTTGCGGCAATCGTTATTGATATGGATCGGGATATGTGGGGTTACATCAGTCAGGGTTATTTTAAACAACGCGTAAAAAAAGGTGAAACCGGTTCCTCCACCATGCCCCATAAGGTAAATCCCATTGATTTTGAAAACAGTGAAGGCAACATGGGGATTGCCATATCAATGATGGAACATTTGTGTGTAAAACTGCAAAAATCCAGATTTCAAAGAGACCTGAGTGACAGCACTGTCTTAAGAAGTCTTGGGTCTGCCTTCGGCTATTTTGCCATTGGAGTGAAAAATTCATTAAAAGGGTTGTCCAAGATAGAATTGAATGATGGAGTGATCCAAAAAGATCTTGATAATAATCAAGAGCTTCTTGCAGAGCCTTTCCAGACCGCCATGAGGGTGTTTGGAGAAGAAAATCCCTATGAGAGGTTGAAAGAACTTACCCGAGGGAAGAAAATTGAGAAAAAAGATCTGGAGAAGTTTGTTGACGACCTTGAAAAGGTGCCGCTGGATTTTAAAAAACGAATGAAGCAATTGACCCCTGAGACCTATATCGGGCTTGCACAAAATTTGGTTGACACCTATTTTCAAACTTATTTAAGCAAGGAGTAA
- a CDS encoding integration host factor subunit alpha — MALTKTIIAERIQEALDFPRTTTYEIMEEFLEIIKETIENGEDIMISGFGKFCVNEKKARKGRNPATDEEMTLPARRVVTFKCSGKLRDLINP, encoded by the coding sequence ATGGCATTAACCAAAACAATTATTGCTGAGAGAATACAAGAAGCACTGGATTTCCCCAGAACAACCACCTATGAAATCATGGAAGAGTTCCTTGAAATCATAAAAGAAACAATTGAAAACGGTGAAGATATTATGATCAGCGGTTTTGGGAAATTCTGTGTAAATGAGAAAAAAGCCAGAAAAGGCAGAAATCCGGCAACTGATGAAGAAATGACCCTCCCGGCCAGAAGAGTTGTCACCTTTAAATGTTCCGGCAAATTAAGAGATCTGATCAATCCTTAA
- a CDS encoding M48 family metallopeptidase, whose amino-acid sequence MLFSEYAITLIILTTLTGSYLINNIADFLNLGNLNHPLPEEFKDHYNNQKYIESQTYLKANTKFGFITSSVDLAVVLLFWFSGGFQAIDSFVRSFHFNSIITGLFFTGILLTLKLILYLPFTIYATFVIEEKFGFNKTTPILFVTDLMKSIVLSAVLGGLLLSVILGFLEFGGRFAWIMCWTASAVFLLAVQYIVPTWIMPLFNKFSPLEDGPLKEAIINYAESIDFSLSNIFVMDGSKRSSKSNAFFTGFGKNKRIVLFDTLIKEQTIEELVSILAHEMGHFKRKHIVKRMLLGIFQMGFIFYLISLFISHEGLFHAFFMTDVSIYAGLIFFGMLYSPIDLFISIFFQISSRKDEYEADRFAAETIQDTKPLINALKKLAAHNLSNLTPHPFYVFLNYSHPPVLARISTLKAL is encoded by the coding sequence ATGCTTTTTTCAGAATACGCTATCACCCTCATAATTCTTACGACACTGACAGGCAGTTATCTTATTAATAACATTGCAGATTTTCTAAATCTTGGAAATCTGAACCACCCCCTGCCAGAAGAGTTTAAAGACCATTATAACAACCAAAAATATATTGAGTCTCAAACCTATCTAAAGGCAAATACAAAATTTGGTTTTATCACCTCAAGCGTTGATCTGGCAGTAGTACTGCTGTTCTGGTTTTCAGGCGGATTTCAAGCCATTGATTCCTTTGTCAGGTCATTTCATTTTAACTCAATTATTACAGGACTTTTTTTTACCGGCATTCTTTTAACTTTGAAGCTGATACTATATCTTCCTTTCACTATTTATGCCACTTTTGTGATTGAAGAAAAATTTGGATTCAATAAAACCACACCCATCCTTTTTGTTACCGACCTTATGAAATCCATTGTTCTCTCAGCTGTCTTGGGAGGACTGCTGTTATCAGTCATTTTAGGCTTTTTGGAATTTGGAGGCAGATTTGCCTGGATCATGTGCTGGACAGCAAGTGCTGTATTTCTTCTTGCTGTTCAATATATTGTCCCCACATGGATCATGCCGTTGTTCAATAAATTCAGCCCATTGGAAGACGGCCCCCTGAAAGAGGCTATTATAAACTATGCAGAATCAATTGATTTTTCACTTTCCAATATTTTTGTCATGGATGGGTCCAAACGAAGCAGCAAATCCAATGCATTTTTTACAGGTTTTGGAAAAAACAAACGAATCGTTTTATTTGATACCCTGATCAAAGAGCAAACAATTGAAGAATTGGTTTCAATTCTTGCCCATGAAATGGGCCATTTTAAAAGAAAGCACATTGTCAAACGAATGCTTTTGGGCATTTTTCAAATGGGATTTATTTTTTATCTTATCTCCCTGTTTATCTCTCATGAAGGGTTGTTTCATGCTTTTTTCATGACAGATGTTTCCATTTATGCCGGTTTAATCTTTTTTGGAATGCTATACTCGCCCATAGATTTGTTCATATCAATATTTTTTCAAATTTCATCCAGAAAGGATGAATACGAAGCTGACCGCTTTGCAGCTGAAACGATTCAAGACACAAAGCCATTGATAAATGCTTTAAAAAAACTGGCTGCCCACAACCTTTCAAATTTAACCCCACATCCTTTTTATGTATTCTTAAATTATTCCCACCCCCCTGTGCTTGCAAGAATCTCCACTTTAAAAGCCTTATGA
- a CDS encoding metallophosphoesterase family protein → MKNLIVTADIHGSYSSWLTMKNLLKPTDGLAVAGDLFDTKYGNYTNIDFQPGSIKNELTSFKHHFYYVYGNCDTPSFFPGVDTKMEFTVFNKKILLYHGHRPHHCSEDIDIVIQGHTHIFSLKKKNGQIFMNPGSITQPRNGRYTYGLIDNTSANLIELKTGKKLITIKF, encoded by the coding sequence ATGAAAAATCTTATTGTTACAGCGGATATTCATGGCAGCTACAGTTCATGGTTAACCATGAAAAATCTTTTAAAACCCACTGACGGACTTGCCGTTGCCGGTGATCTTTTTGACACAAAATACGGGAATTACACAAATATTGATTTCCAGCCAGGCTCAATAAAAAATGAGTTAACATCTTTTAAACACCATTTTTATTATGTCTATGGAAATTGTGATACCCCCTCTTTTTTCCCGGGAGTTGACACGAAAATGGAGTTTACCGTTTTCAATAAAAAAATTCTTCTTTATCATGGTCATCGTCCTCACCACTGTTCTGAAGATATCGACATTGTCATACAGGGTCATACCCACATTTTTTCTCTGAAAAAAAAGAATGGCCAAATATTCATGAACCCAGGCTCCATAACGCAGCCACGAAACGGCAGGTACACATATGGATTGATTGATAACACGTCAGCAAATCTGATTGAACTTAAAACAGGAAAAAAATTAATCACCATAAAATTTTAA
- a CDS encoding J domain-containing protein translates to MDKKTAFHILNLKPGVSFEDAKKSYRNLAKKYHPDRAEKKIRQQRTAESKMKEINLAFRYIAPLLRNTEDVKKTTEKNHDNETIKDQSERHEKEVTFSFLSKLIGRLIIFFNNKNHGKIVKNKFEKQKPVKKTSGKKVRFDDVFKSIYQVGSDGEKKTGIHKKKKYAQKTNPYKGYQNYMTLKAKMSSGQYKRYQPMSIERVDKIDPVKPVNFVGKK, encoded by the coding sequence ATGGACAAGAAAACAGCTTTTCATATTTTAAATTTGAAACCTGGTGTTTCTTTTGAAGATGCAAAAAAATCCTATCGGAATTTAGCAAAAAAGTATCATCCTGACAGGGCTGAAAAAAAAATCCGGCAACAACGAACAGCAGAGTCAAAAATGAAAGAGATCAACCTTGCATTTCGGTATATTGCTCCTCTGCTGAGAAATACTGAAGATGTTAAAAAAACAACTGAAAAAAATCATGATAATGAAACAATTAAAGATCAATCCGAGAGACATGAAAAAGAGGTGACCTTTTCTTTTTTATCAAAATTGATTGGACGATTGATAATTTTTTTCAACAACAAAAATCATGGCAAAATCGTTAAAAATAAATTTGAAAAACAAAAACCTGTAAAGAAAACCAGTGGTAAAAAGGTCAGGTTCGATGATGTCTTTAAAAGCATTTATCAGGTCGGCTCTGATGGAGAAAAAAAGACAGGTATACATAAAAAGAAAAAATATGCTCAAAAGACAAATCCATACAAAGGGTATCAAAACTATATGACATTGAAGGCAAAGATGTCATCAGGACAATATAAAAGATACCAACCGATGAGTATCGAAAGGGTAGATAAAATAGATCCGGTTAAGCCGGTTAATTTTGTTGGTAAAAAATAA
- a CDS encoding ARMT1-like domain-containing protein: MEDKTNIPVRMGKSPDFDAWFTSFFLKNHIDPFAYPTKVGSREQVEFMVYPENGERYYPCSDKMFNAIMSRKYPPHLKNHYEQVFDKIIALIDELIDSEYNKQFLKTLVKIKYDDEIQTGLLIPSRLEKRLYTIFLSRTHIENPYSAEKRATNKKIKKFLNSETFKKALNQIGDSVQTIEDLTLVELREKIKAIEFQRLLTLVAQDNLWTHENPKIPPLAQIKEIFKTPIRGNGFSKLLQILQAKKQKILWLADESGEIIVDLTIIKFMAELGHAVIFAVKEAPFFKKVCLADTRTDPILAKEFETAHFIHEKTISKNNLVKLLKHDKNIYVVSDGTSEDLNLLLVSTTFSRIFKEVDCVVSRGETQKKRLIDSHFQFTQDIINISLEKKALTVTYKPRHPDFIQFSHEQLEEVANKIIDEMKTARKKGMTVMFYSGIIGSIPGKIDVAKKIMGTFIDHLYQQSADLFIINPSKYYEPGMDADDLMYMWEIVQRSTYIDIWRFQTSDDISESFSLLNKKVPPEWIGKDSTYSTGCTKEMRIARDVQKKNPEMQLIGPSWDKFMRRNEYGVGSMYDQRLADS; the protein is encoded by the coding sequence ATGGAAGACAAAACAAATATACCTGTTCGTATGGGTAAAAGCCCTGATTTTGATGCCTGGTTTACCTCTTTTTTCCTTAAAAACCATATAGACCCGTTTGCTTATCCGACAAAGGTTGGTTCAAGGGAACAAGTTGAATTTATGGTCTACCCTGAAAATGGAGAACGGTATTATCCTTGTTCCGACAAAATGTTTAATGCTATCATGTCAAGAAAATACCCTCCGCATCTAAAAAATCATTACGAGCAGGTGTTTGATAAAATAATTGCCCTGATTGATGAATTGATAGATTCTGAATATAACAAACAGTTTTTAAAAACCCTGGTCAAGATAAAATATGATGATGAAATCCAGACCGGTCTTCTGATTCCGTCCCGGCTTGAAAAAAGATTGTACACAATATTTTTAAGCCGTACTCACATCGAAAATCCGTATTCAGCTGAAAAAAGAGCAACCAATAAAAAAATAAAAAAATTTTTAAACTCAGAAACCTTTAAAAAGGCATTGAATCAGATTGGTGATTCCGTACAAACCATTGAAGACCTTACACTGGTTGAACTCAGGGAAAAAATAAAAGCAATTGAATTTCAAAGACTATTAACCCTTGTTGCACAAGATAATCTATGGACCCATGAAAATCCAAAAATTCCGCCCCTGGCCCAAATAAAAGAGATATTTAAGACTCCAATCAGAGGGAATGGTTTTTCTAAGTTGCTTCAAATATTGCAAGCAAAAAAACAAAAAATTTTATGGCTGGCTGATGAATCAGGTGAAATTATTGTAGATCTTACCATTATCAAATTTATGGCCGAACTTGGTCATGCGGTTATTTTTGCAGTAAAGGAAGCACCGTTTTTCAAAAAAGTCTGCCTGGCTGACACTAGGACAGATCCGATTCTTGCAAAAGAATTTGAAACCGCACATTTTATTCATGAAAAAACCATCAGCAAAAACAACCTGGTAAAACTTTTAAAACATGACAAAAACATCTATGTGGTATCTGATGGGACCAGTGAAGACTTAAACCTTCTGCTTGTCTCTACTACCTTTTCCAGGATATTTAAAGAGGTTGATTGTGTCGTATCACGGGGCGAAACCCAGAAAAAAAGGTTGATTGACTCTCACTTCCAATTCACCCAGGATATCATCAATATCAGTCTTGAAAAAAAGGCTTTAACAGTGACCTATAAACCCAGACACCCTGATTTTATACAATTTTCACACGAACAGCTGGAAGAGGTGGCAAATAAAATTATTGATGAAATGAAAACAGCCAGAAAAAAAGGGATGACAGTAATGTTTTACAGCGGCATCATCGGATCCATCCCCGGAAAAATTGATGTGGCAAAAAAAATAATGGGTACTTTTATTGACCATCTGTATCAACAGTCTGCCGATCTTTTTATCATCAACCCGTCAAAGTATTATGAGCCTGGAATGGATGCAGACGACCTGATGTATATGTGGGAAATCGTTCAAAGAAGCACATATATCGATATTTGGAGGTTCCAGACATCAGATGATATTTCCGAAAGCTTTTCATTGTTAAATAAAAAGGTTCCCCCGGAATGGATCGGTAAAGATTCAACCTATAGCACAGGCTGCACCAAAGAGATGAGAATTGCCAGGGATGTTCAAAAGAAAAATCCAGAGATGCAACTTATTGGACCGTCTTGGGATAAATTTATGCGCCGGAATGAATACGGGGTGGGATCCATGTATGACCAGAGACTTGCCGATTCATGA
- a CDS encoding iron-sulfur cluster assembly scaffold protein, which yields MNTKSDKTFDFWNDHSLEFLEMAMKRDYQETLTSCNGYGKKTRECGDTIEFYLMIKNAVIQSVSYNIKGCLFSHACANTVIKFANGQTIEKARKIAANDITVYLKTLPKEEAHCAAHALAAFHLAIDDYEKR from the coding sequence ATGAATACTAAAAGCGACAAAACATTTGATTTTTGGAATGACCATTCCCTTGAATTTCTGGAAATGGCAATGAAAAGAGACTATCAGGAAACCCTTACATCCTGTAACGGTTATGGAAAAAAGACCAGGGAATGTGGTGATACAATTGAATTTTATCTGATGATCAAAAACGCTGTAATACAATCGGTATCTTATAATATTAAAGGATGTTTGTTTTCACATGCCTGTGCCAACACAGTTATCAAATTTGCAAACGGTCAAACTATTGAAAAGGCCAGAAAAATTGCAGCCAATGATATAACCGTCTATTTAAAGACACTGCCCAAAGAAGAAGCGCATTGTGCAGCACATGCACTGGCTGCATTCCATCTTGCCATTGATGATTATGAAAAAAGATAA
- the tadA gene encoding tRNA adenosine(34) deaminase TadA — protein sequence MNDEYYMNLAIKEAIKASQIDEVPVGAVIVDKNKDVIGYGYNCPISSNDPTSHAEINAIRMASRVIKNYRLIDTTLYVTIEPCIMCMGAIIHARIKRVVFGAKDPKWGAARSLYTMADDKRLNHHPEIVSGIYEDKTKQLIKSFFLNKRSK from the coding sequence ATGAATGATGAATATTATATGAATCTTGCCATCAAGGAGGCAATAAAAGCATCACAAATAGATGAAGTCCCTGTTGGTGCAGTCATTGTGGATAAAAACAAAGATGTTATCGGATATGGTTACAATTGTCCCATATCATCAAATGACCCCACAAGCCATGCTGAAATAAATGCCATACGCATGGCATCAAGGGTGATAAAAAATTACAGGCTGATTGACACAACTTTATACGTTACTATTGAACCTTGCATTATGTGTATGGGTGCTATTATTCATGCCAGAATCAAACGTGTTGTATTTGGAGCAAAAGATCCGAAATGGGGTGCGGCAAGATCATTATATACCATGGCAGATGATAAACGATTGAACCATCACCCTGAAATTGTATCAGGGATATATGAAGATAAAACTAAACAGCTCATTAAAAGTTTTTTTTTGAATAAAAGGAGTAAGTAG
- a CDS encoding adenylosuccinate synthase, which produces MGNTVIVGTQWGDEGKGKIVDLLSEHADYVVRFQGGNNAGHTMVVKGKEIISHLIPSGIIQQKKCFIGNGVVVDPFVLLEEIDYLLSNNIDVSPDMLKISNRAHIIMPYHRLIDSAREAQKGDQKIGTTGRGIGPCYEDKATRRGIRFCDLLDFDLFKEKVKTILEEKNFYLEHYFKTETIDPETVIDQFQKIKERLLPYVADVSVILFDGINNNKTILFEGAQGTHLDIEHGTYPFVTSSSVVAGNAANGSGVGPANINEIIGIVKAYTTRVGAGPFPTELFDDIGDKIQKTGSEFGATTGRKRRCGWLDMVVLRNAARLNSLTGLAITKLDVLDDLDEIKICTGYEYNGTIIKDFPPEIKILQECTQVYETHPGWKQDISGITSFNDLPQNAKNYLARIEELSNVKIKIVSVGPGREATIIKESIFN; this is translated from the coding sequence GTGGGAAATACAGTAATTGTCGGCACGCAATGGGGAGATGAAGGAAAAGGCAAAATTGTTGATTTATTAAGCGAACATGCAGATTATGTTGTCCGGTTTCAGGGTGGAAACAACGCCGGCCATACAATGGTCGTCAAGGGCAAGGAAATTATCAGTCACCTCATCCCTTCCGGTATTATCCAGCAAAAAAAATGTTTCATCGGCAATGGTGTTGTTGTGGATCCTTTTGTTTTACTGGAGGAAATTGATTATTTGCTATCAAACAATATTGATGTGTCACCGGATATGCTTAAAATAAGTAACCGGGCTCATATCATAATGCCCTATCACCGCTTGATCGACAGTGCCAGAGAAGCCCAAAAAGGAGATCAAAAAATAGGAACAACCGGCAGGGGAATCGGCCCATGTTATGAGGATAAGGCTACCCGAAGAGGAATCAGATTTTGCGACCTTCTTGACTTTGATCTTTTCAAAGAAAAAGTTAAGACAATTCTTGAAGAAAAAAACTTTTATCTTGAACACTATTTTAAAACGGAAACCATAGATCCTGAAACTGTAATTGATCAATTTCAAAAGATTAAAGAGAGATTGCTTCCATATGTTGCAGATGTTTCCGTTATATTGTTTGATGGAATAAATAATAATAAAACAATATTATTTGAGGGCGCTCAGGGAACCCACCTTGATATTGAACACGGGACCTATCCGTTTGTGACATCTTCCTCGGTTGTGGCCGGCAATGCCGCCAACGGATCAGGTGTGGGGCCTGCAAATATCAATGAAATCATCGGGATTGTAAAAGCATATACAACACGCGTTGGTGCTGGTCCATTCCCAACCGAATTGTTTGATGACATTGGAGATAAAATCCAGAAAACCGGTTCGGAATTTGGTGCAACTACCGGCAGAAAGAGGCGCTGCGGCTGGCTGGATATGGTTGTGCTTCGGAATGCTGCCAGGTTAAACAGCCTGACAGGTCTTGCCATCACCAAGCTTGACGTTCTTGATGATCTTGATGAGATTAAAATTTGTACCGGGTATGAATATAACGGAACAATCATCAAAGATTTTCCGCCTGAAATCAAAATTTTACAGGAATGTACACAGGTATATGAAACTCATCCTGGCTGGAAACAGGACATTTCAGGCATTACATCATTTAATGATTTGCCCCAAAATGCAAAGAATTACCTTGCAAGGATTGAAGAACTCTCTAATGTTAAAATTAAAATTGTCTCGGTAGGACCGGGAAGGGAAGCAACAATTATAAAAGAAAGTATTTTCAATTAG